CAGTGGAGATCTCAAGGCAAGCGCTCCAGAGTAACCGACACATAGGAACACCATTAGAACATATAGACCACTCGTAAGAATTTAGGCCTTAACTCAGTTGCTAGTATCCTTAAATTCAGGCATAACCGAGTGTTCAAGAGAAGTCCACAATACATGGATCTTGGTCTCCTTCAGACTCACCACAAGCTGTAACCTGTTGTTACAACCAGCTCCTTATATTGACACTTTATTATTAAGTTACATTACATGTTCAGGCCCATTCCTGAATTCTTGTCTCGTGGTAAAATGTGTACAGAAAAAGAACTTGAAAAAGAGTAGAGAATGAAGTGATGAACAGTACATCTTCAAGTTCTGCCCCAAAACTTCTACTCCATAGGACATAAGATTATGATCATTGCATCAAGAGCTAGTAAACATCGAAGAGCAAGAATGGCAGCTGATATTAGTTAGCTGTAGAAGAGATTTTTAGCAAGCTTTTCCCATTACAGTTTGTTGCCAAACTAATCTCATGTGAAGATCTACCAATACCTTATGGAACACAGCAGCAAAAGAATGAAGGTCACAACAGCTAACGAAGCAAAACGGCAGTTATGGACTTACGGTCATGATTTAGGGTCAATGGTTCATAAGGGTAAATTGATCCTGTATGTAATGTGGAGGTCAGGGCAAGCAAAAAAATGACCAGCTCATTACTAACAAATCCATAAATTTATGAAAAATCCAGCTTATATACATGTATCCAAACATTATTGTATCAAGCTAGAAATTATTTCACACACTGAAGGCGCAGTATTTCATCTCGAGCATGCAGGAGCGCATAATTGTCAGAACAACGTAATAATTAAAAATATCCCAAAATCTCTAGAAACAGGAGGCAGATTTGTACCAGTCGCGGTAGCATTTAATGCACATAGCGTGGCTACAAGTTGGAAGAACAACTTTGTTGTTTATCTCCATGCATATGCCACATTCCTCCTCTATATTATCATCGATCTCAGATATCACAGTTTTCTGATCCTCATCTCGTTTTCTGTACCTCTCTAGACATATTGCTTTCTGTTTTTTATCCTCCACTTCATTGATTCCTTCATGTAATTGCATCAAGGAGGGAAATATGACAGCTGCCAAAAACAACTGAGAGCTAATGAACAAGAGAGTAAGGATAATAAATGTGCAAAGAAAATATCATTCAAAAGGTTCTCAAAGGTATGCACtaaaaaaaaagggcagacccagtgccggaggctcccacatgagtggggtctggggaagggaaaaaccgaggcaagccttccccccgtaaaatctacggagaggctgcttcaaacccacgacctggtgactcagtgagacatctctcaccactgcaccaggcctgcccttctctCAAAGGTATGCACTATACCATAAAATTCCCTGATGCTTGCTTTTCTTTCATGAGTACACATGGTGGTTGTCCCATCAGCGTAAACCTGCACATTTAATATAATTGTGACATTAACTCAGGTGCTGAGCCACCATTAGAAATTAGAGAAGGGGAGAAACTTGGTTCTAATACAGGAATGTTGGTCAACCTTATAAATTAGAATCCTCAACAGCCCAAGTGCACCAGCAAGGTTGCAGTCTGTCCACTGcacaagaaaaaggaaaaagtggGCAGCAGGGCAGTACGCCATCCTCATCTGAAGGCAGGCGCCATCGTATTCCCTTCGAAATTCAGAAGCACTGCATTTTTACAAACTAGCAAAATGAATTCTTGGTAATGTACTGAagccggggggggggggacctAAATGATGACTTGCCAGGCCAACTAGGCCGTGAAACAAACCATGAATAGTAGTTAAATTCATCATTACAGCCTTGTTAGCCAAATGATATTAGCTCTCATGGTGCCTTGTATGTTTGCAGACATAAGATTCCATCACAATTACCAAAGGACAATAAAATCAATGATGGCACTAATTGAGAGACAACAGATGCCACAAAGGCGGAAGCGCATGACACTGGCAAAAAGAAGACGAATTTGATACAGCAACAAGAGGAATTCCGAGATGGCAACTCAAAAAAGGCTCCCACATTGCAGAGCTTCACCAACAAAAGGAGATTTGGCCAAAAAAGTAACAGATTTGCTGACAGGTGGTAGT
Above is a genomic segment from Miscanthus floridulus cultivar M001 chromosome 3, ASM1932011v1, whole genome shotgun sequence containing:
- the LOC136542778 gene encoding E3 ubiquitin-protein ligase AIRP2-like, which produces MGRSFRDSLKVLEADIQHANSIASEFRREYDGACLQMRMAYCPAAHFFLFLVQWTDCNLAGALGLLRILIYKVYADGTTTMCTHERKASIREFYAVIFPSLMQLHEGINEVEDKKQKAICLERYRKRDEDQKTVISEIDDNIEEECGICMEINNKVVLPTCSHAMCIKCYRDWRSRSQSCPFCRDSLKRVNSADLWVYTDNKDIVDVETVRRENLRRLFMYIDKLPTVIPESVFDVYDSHVK